One window from the genome of Nicotiana sylvestris chromosome 9, ASM39365v2, whole genome shotgun sequence encodes:
- the LOC138878675 gene encoding uncharacterized protein, with protein MAKETGSEISFQDADNVDMRVEMVLSQGSGQGSNKRPHHSGRFSGASFGGRDSFGKGHPPRLFHLALQTSHGALGGRGSHMKYSDQQSYRAPSAPIRAPPIQSYSHGQLVRQGPSQFPQPQHSGGCFECASPEVEVSDAVITGTVLVCSRDASVLFDPRSTYFYVSSYFALYLVMPIDSLSAPIYVSTLVGNSIMVDHVHRSCIVVIAGLETRVDLLLLDMVDFDVILGMDWLSPYHAILDYHARNVTLALPGLPHLE; from the exons atggctaaggagactgggagcgagatttctttccaggatgcggaCAATGTGGACatgagagttgagatggttctatcgcaggggagtggtcaggggtctaacaagaggccccatcattcaggcaggttcagtggtgcctcatttggaggcagggattcttttggtaagggccatcctcccaggctatTTCATTTAGCACTTCAGACCTCTCATGGTGCtttaggtggccgtggttctcatatgaagtattctgatcagcagtcctaccgtgcaccatcagctcctatcagagcacctcctATTCAGAGTTATTCTCATGGTCAGCTGGTCCGCCAGGGCCCATCTCAGTTCCCTCAGCCgcagcactcaggtggatgctttgagtgcg ccagccCTGAGGTTGAGGTTTCagatgcggttatcacaggtactgttctggtttgtagtagagatgcttcagttctatttgatccaagatCTACATActtctatgtgtcatcttattttgcactgtatctggtcatgcctattgattccttgagtgctcctatatatgtgtctacactggtgggtaaTTCTATAATGGTAGATCATGTCCATCGTTCATGCATAGTCGTGATTgcgggtcttgagactcgagtagatttgttacttttggacatggttgattttgatgtcatattggggatggactggctatcaccttaccacgctatcctGGACTACCATGCCAGgaatgtgaccttagccttgccgggtttacctcatttagagtga